In one window of Photobacterium leiognathi DNA:
- the mscM gene encoding miniconductance mechanosensitive channel MscM has product MRLFSLLCLFLVLFCSPLYAEEVSSSEQIIANQIKQLESQQKTPETIKKLEAYQTAQTQLEKTSHFNQSTRRYEKLMSTFPEQQAAIKQKIDNFSATEFPEFNDWDHDQLTLEIAEQDTKLVQLEISRQSYRNILIEIEHGIDDFSYQSNQIRTKKKTITNELTQARLVNDTEAIMLLQIAEQYTISKLFMLEAEQLSAGNRRALTKLHLQYENLLIESHQAYRNNLQNRLNRVLRSNISENNEQNQDLQADIQNQPEVIQQQLTLNKRLSSELTTLTANIEQTQQTISTTNDQISETTQTADALKVMADWLKISPIISENLRNRLKDLPPNPPIDMLNRDVARNQIRLYDYQQQSDLLKNNKNKISTENLTDEQVEQLHALIQDNLTLYSDINKASETLIYQQAKLKVIYDRLNNMLTRIKNDSAKLLFWAPNTNPLSLDLLKQMGEKIKWFFSPIQWINIVKIPSFVSPYALFGSGFAICCLLGFLYLAKKRWLAYLERTSKRINRVTEDKFRYSYTNVAIAFLLAWPIPLVIFITGHTLSLAWQLPFVFHLGHALTLPYALIVYFFIRELCRENGLFMSHFGWSESIIKSALYDYRRLMIVFVPALILQQFTMLNSELDTTATLGRLAFIISNIAISFFHWRLWKLKMPMTYGELPEGKAHIGHHIFWWVLIITPQVLNYAALNGYLATSQTIMLRIQQGAVIGVITLLVYYLIKRLMLIQKRRLAFERAKAKRQEIIAQRQAEMQEDKDEHHLTNDLAIEIEEPKVDLDKISAQSLRLLRSLLSLIYLFILSWLFSDLYQATSLLEGVTLWDVTNTINGIEELNTITLQSVLLAILAFGLTAILARDLPGAMELLILQHLNLSPGTGYAITSVTRYLAIFIGIIVGSALIGFDWSKMQWLVAALGVGIGFGMQEIFANFISGLIILFEKPIRIGDTVTIRDLTGVVAKIKTRATTIVDWDRKEVIVPNKAFVTEQFINWSLSDAITRVKLSINVKFKADPELVTQLLFEAAEECELVLDNPAPEVFFLGLTANCQQFELRAYAAETGHRLSLTHDLHCRIKNKFMKHHIDIASPQLEVTMKGQQYHPATSNKA; this is encoded by the coding sequence ATGCGACTGTTCTCACTCTTGTGTCTGTTCCTTGTTCTCTTCTGCTCACCTCTTTATGCAGAAGAAGTTTCTTCATCTGAGCAAATCATTGCAAACCAAATTAAGCAATTAGAAAGTCAGCAGAAAACACCTGAGACGATAAAGAAGCTTGAAGCTTATCAAACAGCACAAACGCAATTAGAGAAGACCTCGCATTTTAATCAATCGACGCGCCGCTATGAAAAGTTAATGAGCACTTTTCCTGAGCAGCAAGCAGCCATAAAACAGAAGATTGATAACTTTAGTGCGACTGAATTTCCCGAGTTTAATGATTGGGATCACGATCAGTTAACACTTGAAATCGCAGAGCAAGATACCAAGTTGGTGCAACTCGAAATCTCTCGCCAGTCTTACCGTAATATTTTGATTGAGATTGAACATGGTATTGATGATTTTTCTTATCAATCCAATCAAATACGTACAAAGAAAAAGACGATCACCAATGAGTTAACACAAGCTAGGCTTGTTAATGACACTGAAGCGATTATGCTGTTACAAATCGCTGAGCAATATACGATAAGTAAGCTGTTTATGCTGGAGGCAGAGCAACTCAGCGCAGGAAATCGTCGTGCCCTTACAAAGTTACACCTACAGTATGAAAACCTATTAATTGAGTCACACCAAGCCTATCGTAATAACTTACAAAACCGACTTAACCGTGTTTTGCGCTCAAACATTTCTGAAAATAATGAGCAAAACCAAGATCTGCAAGCAGACATCCAAAATCAACCTGAAGTTATTCAGCAACAGCTCACCTTAAATAAGCGTTTATCGTCTGAGTTAACAACACTGACAGCCAATATTGAGCAAACGCAGCAAACTATCAGTACCACCAATGATCAAATTTCAGAAACAACACAGACAGCAGATGCACTAAAAGTAATGGCAGATTGGCTAAAAATTAGCCCTATCATTAGTGAAAACTTGCGTAACCGTTTAAAAGATTTACCCCCTAATCCACCGATTGATATGCTCAATCGTGATGTTGCACGTAACCAAATCCGCCTTTATGACTACCAGCAACAATCTGATCTGCTTAAAAATAATAAAAATAAAATCAGTACAGAGAATTTAACGGATGAACAAGTTGAACAGCTACATGCACTGATACAAGATAACCTTACTCTTTACAGTGATATTAACAAAGCGTCAGAAACGCTAATTTATCAACAAGCTAAGCTGAAAGTTATTTACGATCGTTTAAATAACATGCTGACACGGATCAAAAATGATTCGGCAAAGTTACTGTTTTGGGCACCAAACACCAATCCATTGAGCCTTGATCTGCTTAAACAAATGGGAGAAAAAATTAAGTGGTTTTTCTCACCAATTCAATGGATAAACATTGTTAAAATTCCTTCTTTTGTAAGCCCTTATGCACTATTTGGCAGCGGTTTTGCTATTTGTTGTTTACTCGGTTTCTTATACTTAGCAAAAAAACGTTGGCTGGCATATTTAGAAAGAACCAGTAAGCGCATTAACCGCGTTACTGAAGATAAGTTTCGTTATAGCTATACCAATGTGGCTATTGCGTTTCTTCTGGCTTGGCCTATCCCACTGGTGATCTTTATTACCGGGCATACGTTAAGTCTGGCTTGGCAACTGCCTTTTGTGTTCCATTTAGGTCATGCTCTAACGCTGCCTTATGCACTGATTGTATACTTCTTTATCCGTGAACTATGCCGAGAAAACGGACTGTTCATGAGCCATTTTGGCTGGTCTGAAAGCATCATTAAAAGTGCGCTGTATGACTATCGTCGCCTGATGATTGTCTTTGTTCCTGCTCTTATTTTGCAGCAATTTACTATGCTAAATAGTGAGTTGGACACCACAGCAACACTCGGACGCTTGGCGTTTATTATCTCTAATATTGCGATCAGTTTTTTCCATTGGCGTTTGTGGAAGCTCAAGATGCCTATGACTTATGGTGAACTACCTGAAGGTAAAGCCCATATTGGTCATCATATCTTTTGGTGGGTACTTATCATCACACCACAAGTGCTCAACTACGCAGCACTTAATGGTTACTTGGCAACATCACAAACCATTATGTTACGCATTCAACAAGGTGCGGTTATTGGTGTCATTACCCTGCTCGTTTACTACCTGATCAAACGTTTGATGTTAATTCAAAAGCGTCGTCTTGCTTTTGAACGTGCTAAAGCGAAGCGCCAAGAAATCATTGCCCAACGCCAAGCTGAAATGCAGGAAGATAAAGACGAGCACCATCTAACGAATGATCTCGCTATTGAAATTGAAGAGCCAAAAGTTGATTTAGATAAGATCAGTGCGCAGTCTTTGCGTTTATTACGCTCACTACTCTCTCTAATTTATCTGTTTATTCTAAGTTGGTTATTTTCAGATCTTTATCAAGCCACCTCCTTATTGGAAGGTGTCACGCTATGGGATGTCACCAATACCATTAATGGCATTGAAGAACTCAATACCATTACGCTACAAAGTGTATTGCTGGCTATTTTAGCCTTTGGTTTAACCGCTATTTTAGCGCGAGATTTACCCGGTGCGATGGAGCTGTTAATTCTACAACACTTAAATTTAAGCCCGGGTACAGGTTATGCGATTACTTCTGTTACCCGCTACTTAGCGATATTTATTGGAATTATTGTTGGCTCTGCTTTAATTGGTTTTGATTGGAGCAAAATGCAGTGGCTTGTTGCCGCCCTTGGTGTTGGTATTGGTTTTGGTATGCAGGAGATCTTCGCCAACTTTATTTCTGGCTTAATTATCTTGTTTGAAAAACCGATCCGTATTGGTGACACAGTGACGATTCGCGATCTCACTGGTGTTGTCGCGAAAATAAAAACCCGCGCAACCACCATTGTCGATTGGGATAGAAAAGAAGTCATAGTACCTAATAAAGCATTCGTTACTGAACAATTTATTAACTGGTCACTGTCCGATGCTATCACGCGAGTAAAATTATCAATCAATGTGAAATTTAAAGCCGATCCAGAGCTAGTAACACAATTATTATTTGAAGCTGCTGAGGAATGTGAACTGGTACTCGATAACCCTGCTCCGGAAGTGTTTTTCTTAGGATTAACCGCTAATTGCCAGCAATTTGAATTACGTGCTTATGCAGCAGAAACGGGGCATCGTTTAAGTTTAACCCATGATCTTCACTGTCGAATTAAGAATAAGTTCATGAAACATCATATTGATATAGCTTCACCTCAGCTAGAAGTGACAATGAAAGGTCAGCAATATCATCCAGCCACCAGCAACAAAGCTTAA
- a CDS encoding alpha/beta hydrolase, with protein sequence MTFADSQQISLNNGSYDIPAIFSVPDKKIDKQIPAVIMLHGTGSQKDEVGNLYKSLSEKLEAMGIASIRFDFAGSGDSKTSDLEYSLSSAVLDSKTAFNYLQDNPQIDKNRIGVIGFSQGALISQLLVIEEPNIKSLAVWSPAVGNGIAPMKTFFEQYYDEAKQNGYALIKYDWRSPFKVNLT encoded by the coding sequence ATGACCTTTGCCGACTCTCAGCAAATATCTCTAAATAACGGCAGCTATGATATTCCAGCCATCTTTTCTGTACCTGATAAGAAAATAGATAAGCAAATACCTGCGGTGATCATGCTCCACGGCACAGGATCACAAAAAGATGAAGTGGGTAATTTATACAAATCTCTCAGTGAAAAATTAGAAGCGATGGGGATTGCCTCTATTCGTTTCGATTTTGCAGGCAGTGGCGACAGTAAAACATCAGATCTAGAATACTCTTTATCTTCTGCTGTTCTCGATAGCAAAACCGCTTTTAACTATCTTCAAGATAATCCACAAATCGATAAAAATCGCATTGGAGTTATCGGCTTTAGTCAAGGTGCATTAATTTCACAATTATTGGTTATCGAAGAGCCTAACATTAAATCACTCGCTGTTTGGTCTCCTGCTGTTGGTAATGGCATTGCGCCAATGAAAACCTTTTTTGAACAATACTATGACGAGGCAAAACAAAACGGCTACGCATTAATTAAATATGATTGGCGTTCACCATTTAAAGTGAACCTAACATGA
- a CDS encoding NRAMP family divalent metal transporter — translation MTTMTSAAPAATQNTSWQNKAILSVAFLMSTTSVGPGFLTQTAVFTNIYKIDMAFPVFASMFITFGIVMNLWRIVGVSGLRIQDIANRVAPGMGYVVGILLALGAVAFNFGNVSGAALGINVLTGVDTTWGALFTGVVGCLLFVVHNASKRMDQMARYLGLFMIVLIAYVAMTSLPPMGETLQAAVLPADMSNLLLPTLTIVGGAVGGYYTGAQRLVDVGLQGKDNVASIKKAAWAGISIAVVIRILLFLAVFGVIATGAVLDTSNPAADAFRQGAGEVGYFIFGLVLFVASITSVVGNSYMAISLIKTLFPVVARNEKAWCVGFIIITSLGTVTMNMPILLLMLVSLINSIILPVVLAMVLAATRRKDIVGDYKHPIYLTVTGVLIVVVMAAASLSNISNFMTKFMG, via the coding sequence ATGACAACGATGACTTCTGCAGCACCCGCTGCCACTCAAAACACTTCTTGGCAAAACAAAGCGATTTTGAGCGTAGCATTCTTAATGTCCACCACTTCTGTTGGTCCCGGCTTTCTGACTCAAACCGCCGTTTTTACTAACATCTACAAAATCGACATGGCATTTCCTGTCTTCGCTTCGATGTTCATCACCTTTGGTATTGTGATGAACTTATGGCGCATTGTCGGTGTATCTGGCCTGCGAATCCAAGACATTGCTAACCGTGTGGCACCAGGAATGGGCTATGTTGTGGGTATTCTGCTGGCACTTGGTGCTGTAGCATTTAACTTCGGTAACGTCAGTGGAGCTGCGTTAGGCATTAATGTTTTAACAGGTGTTGATACCACATGGGGCGCACTGTTTACTGGCGTTGTAGGCTGCTTACTGTTTGTCGTTCATAACGCTTCAAAACGTATGGATCAAATGGCGCGCTACCTTGGCTTGTTTATGATTGTGCTGATTGCTTATGTCGCCATGACCAGCCTACCGCCAATGGGTGAAACACTACAAGCAGCCGTATTGCCAGCCGATATGAGTAACCTATTACTGCCAACATTAACCATCGTTGGTGGTGCTGTAGGTGGTTACTACACAGGTGCGCAGCGTTTAGTTGATGTAGGTTTACAAGGTAAAGACAACGTAGCATCCATCAAAAAAGCGGCATGGGCAGGCATTTCAATCGCAGTAGTAATTCGTATTCTGCTGTTCTTAGCGGTATTTGGTGTAATTGCAACAGGTGCGGTATTAGATACCTCCAACCCTGCCGCAGATGCTTTCCGTCAAGGTGCTGGCGAAGTAGGTTACTTTATCTTTGGTTTAGTGCTGTTCGTCGCTTCAATTACTTCGGTGGTTGGTAACTCTTACATGGCAATCTCGCTAATTAAGACCCTATTCCCTGTGGTTGCGCGCAATGAAAAAGCATGGTGTGTGGGCTTTATCATCATCACCAGTCTTGGCACCGTGACCATGAACATGCCTATTCTACTGCTGATGTTAGTCAGTCTTATCAACAGTATTATTCTGCCAGTGGTATTAGCTATGGTACTGGCAGCAACTCGCCGCAAAGATATCGTGGGAGATTACAAACACCCGATATACCTAACCGTTACAGGTGTATTAATTGTGGTGGTAATGGCTGCAGCTAGCCTTTCAAACATCAGCAACTTTATGACGAAGTTTATGGGATAG
- a CDS encoding LysE family translocator: MELISLAILGLLIVISPGADFVLVLKNSLNHGRSAGIWTAIGISLAITIHITYSLLGISYLISQNEMLFNAIRYAGAAYLIYLGVKGIFFSDNKTDLQGDTAPSKSGKHFLAQGFLCNALNPKTMLFFLSVFSQVVSTNASDNHVALLYGAYMIAMHFLWFSLVAILFTSKALQTRLLNMKKLLNQLCGAGLVTFGTVLALKS, from the coding sequence ATGGAACTGATCAGCTTAGCGATTTTAGGATTATTGATTGTAATCAGCCCGGGTGCTGACTTCGTATTAGTGTTAAAAAACAGCCTTAACCACGGGCGTTCAGCAGGGATCTGGACAGCAATTGGTATTAGCCTTGCAATCACCATACACATTACTTATTCATTATTGGGGATCAGTTACCTTATCTCACAAAATGAAATGCTCTTTAATGCCATTCGCTATGCAGGTGCTGCCTACTTAATTTATTTAGGCGTTAAAGGGATCTTTTTTTCTGACAACAAAACCGATCTACAAGGCGACACTGCACCAAGCAAAAGTGGCAAACACTTTCTGGCACAAGGCTTTCTTTGTAACGCCTTAAACCCTAAAACCATGTTGTTTTTCTTAAGTGTGTTTAGCCAAGTAGTGTCGACAAATGCAAGCGATAACCATGTTGCCTTGCTATATGGCGCTTATATGATTGCGATGCACTTTTTATGGTTTAGCCTTGTTGCGATTCTATTTACCTCAAAAGCACTGCAAACACGCTTATTGAATATGAAGAAACTCCTAAACCAATTATGTGGTGCTGGACTCGTTACCTTCGGTACAGTATTAGCGCTAAAATCGTAA
- a CDS encoding LysR family transcriptional regulator — protein sequence MRYLKAFHVFDVSASCSSFSEAALQLNITHGAVSKQIKTLETYLGVELFYKKGRNVYLTTQGEKLKVATRQAFSELETSVHELRQSQTQALEVSCEPTLTMRWLMPRLADFYERSGIDVRLSTAGGAIELGANGLSLAIRRDDFECLRDYHKTPLVAEWVGPVFSPEYWEKVKHDLREITLIHSATRPTAWQSWQDKSHHCLDIKGKHQQTFGHFYFCIQAAIDGLGAAMGSYPFVMDDIKRGVLVAPFGFVPSGCDYMLMSTKTELEGAEALFSTWLAEHLSQAIPTRDEQEK from the coding sequence ATGAGATATCTTAAAGCATTTCATGTATTCGATGTGTCAGCGTCATGTTCAAGTTTTAGTGAAGCAGCACTGCAATTGAATATTACGCATGGCGCGGTGAGCAAACAGATCAAAACCTTAGAAACCTATTTAGGGGTTGAGCTCTTTTATAAGAAAGGGCGCAATGTTTATTTAACGACACAAGGGGAAAAGTTAAAGGTAGCGACTCGGCAGGCATTTAGCGAATTAGAAACTAGCGTTCATGAATTACGTCAATCTCAGACTCAAGCGTTGGAAGTCTCTTGTGAACCTACATTAACCATGCGTTGGTTAATGCCTCGGTTAGCGGATTTCTATGAAAGATCAGGAATTGATGTGCGGCTATCAACTGCGGGTGGGGCAATTGAATTAGGGGCTAATGGGTTATCTTTGGCTATTCGTCGTGATGATTTTGAGTGTCTTCGTGATTACCATAAAACACCGTTAGTGGCGGAATGGGTTGGGCCTGTGTTTTCACCTGAGTATTGGGAGAAAGTAAAACATGATCTGCGTGAAATAACGCTAATTCATAGCGCCACTAGACCGACAGCATGGCAGAGTTGGCAAGACAAAAGCCATCATTGCCTTGATATAAAAGGGAAGCATCAACAAACATTTGGTCACTTTTATTTTTGTATTCAAGCGGCGATTGATGGTTTAGGCGCGGCGATGGGCTCATATCCTTTTGTGATGGATGATATAAAGCGTGGTGTGCTTGTTGCCCCATTTGGTTTTGTCCCATCAGGTTGTGATTATATGTTGATGAGTACAAAAACAGAGTTAGAAGGCGCTGAAGCATTATTTTCAACATGGCTTGCTGAGCATTTATCGCAAGCAATTCCGACTCGTGATGAGCAAGAAAAGTGA
- a CDS encoding M48 family metallopeptidase: MNVSALRHPKENLYRMLCIIIGGLIWAALLLGTLFSILVFLIPIAFFLWLSSKFFQASIFGNAVHVNNNQYTSLNTMANEIATALSIKNKPEMFIVNAQGLTNALAVKFLSRKYTLLFSDLVDLLWEEKKQDQLRFVIAHELAHHAAGHVNFWINLLMKPAMFVPFLGSAYSRACELTCDRIAAEIVNNKQASLNALIALASGSKELLAATNNDSFVQQELSVPAVFGFLQEITSSHPRMTKRVIAINTYQGNTQEPNLIAREA, encoded by the coding sequence ATGAATGTTTCAGCGTTGCGTCACCCTAAAGAAAACCTTTATAGAATGTTATGCATTATTATTGGTGGATTAATTTGGGCAGCATTATTGCTCGGTACTTTATTTAGCATTCTTGTTTTTCTTATCCCAATAGCATTCTTTTTATGGCTATCTAGTAAATTTTTCCAAGCCAGTATTTTTGGTAATGCGGTTCACGTAAATAATAATCAATATACCAGCTTAAATACCATGGCTAACGAAATTGCCACTGCGCTAAGTATTAAAAACAAACCAGAAATGTTTATTGTTAACGCGCAAGGTTTAACTAACGCTTTAGCCGTGAAGTTTTTATCTCGTAAATACACCCTGCTATTTAGTGATTTAGTTGATTTATTATGGGAAGAGAAAAAACAAGACCAACTACGTTTTGTGATTGCCCATGAACTCGCACACCACGCCGCAGGTCACGTAAACTTTTGGATCAACCTACTCATGAAACCTGCGATGTTCGTTCCTTTCTTAGGTTCAGCTTATAGCCGTGCTTGTGAACTAACCTGTGACCGCATTGCAGCAGAAATCGTGAACAATAAACAAGCCAGCCTGAACGCGCTGATTGCATTAGCTTCAGGCAGTAAAGAGCTATTAGCTGCTACCAATAACGATAGCTTTGTACAACAAGAGCTAAGCGTGCCTGCAGTCTTTGGTTTTCTCCAAGAAATCACCTCTAGCCATCCTCGTATGACTAAACGTGTTATCGCAATTAATACCTATCAAGGAAATACCCAAGAACCAAACTTAATTGCCCGTGAAGCTTAA
- the yiaY gene encoding L-threonine dehydrogenase has product MSSAFYIPTVNFMGAGCLTQAADAIKSHCFKKALIVTDKVLNQIGVVTQVAVLLTERDIDSVVYDGTQPNPTIKNVDEGLALLKENQCDFVISLGGGSPHDCAKGIALLAANGGQIGDYEGVDRSAKAQLPVVAINTTAGTASEMTRFCIITDEERHIKMAIVDKNTTPLMSVNDPQLMLAKPASLTAATGMDALTHAIEAYVSTAATPITDAVAIKAIELIQQNLRTAVKEGQNLNAREQMAYAQFMAGMAFNNASLGYVHAMAHQLGGYYNLPHGVCNAVLLPHVQRYNAQVSAERLRDVAKAMGVDVEGMTAEQGADSALEAIVALSKDVGIPSGLKELGAKEEDIALLADNALKDTCGFTNPKQATHEEISQIFMAAM; this is encoded by the coding sequence ATGAGTAGTGCATTTTATATTCCTACAGTTAACTTCATGGGTGCTGGCTGTCTTACCCAAGCTGCAGATGCGATTAAATCTCACTGTTTTAAAAAAGCATTAATTGTTACCGATAAAGTATTGAACCAAATTGGTGTTGTCACTCAAGTGGCAGTATTGCTCACTGAGCGTGATATTGACTCTGTGGTTTACGATGGCACTCAACCAAACCCAACCATTAAAAATGTTGATGAAGGTTTAGCGTTATTAAAAGAAAACCAATGTGATTTTGTAATTTCATTAGGCGGTGGTTCGCCACATGACTGCGCAAAAGGTATTGCGCTATTAGCTGCGAATGGTGGTCAAATTGGTGACTACGAGGGTGTTGATCGCTCTGCAAAAGCACAGCTACCTGTGGTTGCTATTAACACTACAGCGGGTACTGCATCTGAAATGACCCGTTTCTGTATCATTACTGATGAAGAGCGTCATATTAAAATGGCGATCGTGGATAAGAACACCACGCCATTAATGTCAGTCAATGATCCACAATTAATGTTGGCAAAACCAGCATCACTAACCGCTGCAACAGGTATGGATGCATTAACTCATGCTATCGAAGCGTATGTTTCAACAGCCGCAACGCCAATTACTGATGCTGTGGCAATTAAAGCGATTGAGTTAATTCAACAAAACCTACGTACCGCAGTGAAAGAAGGTCAAAACCTTAATGCACGTGAGCAAATGGCGTATGCGCAGTTTATGGCAGGTATGGCATTTAACAACGCATCACTTGGTTATGTACATGCGATGGCGCACCAGTTAGGCGGTTACTACAATCTTCCTCATGGTGTATGTAATGCGGTATTACTTCCGCATGTTCAGCGTTATAACGCACAAGTATCAGCTGAGCGTTTACGTGATGTTGCTAAGGCAATGGGTGTTGATGTTGAAGGTATGACAGCAGAGCAGGGTGCAGACTCAGCACTTGAAGCAATTGTGGCGTTATCTAAAGATGTAGGTATTCCATCAGGTTTAAAAGAGCTTGGTGCGAAGGAAGAGGATATTGCATTGTTAGCTGATAATGCGCTGAAAGATACTTGTGGTTTCACTAACCCTAAACAAGCAACGCATGAAGAAATCTCACAGATCTTTATGGCTGCAATGTAA
- the cls gene encoding cardiolipin synthase: MEQFYQVLTWIGVFAYWLLIAAVTVRVVFKRRVVGVSLAWMMIIYIVPIGGVIAYLLFGELNLGKKRAERAREMFLPFGNWFKQLNDCPGHQPQQMSLVAKPISDLCENRLGIPGLIGNDLSLQSSPQEILRSLVADINQAQHSIHLEFYIWNPGGLADEVGIALIQASKRGVKIRLLLDSAGSMRFFQSHWPKLMRGAGIELVEALAVSPFRMFFRRLDLRLHRKIVVIDDHIAYTGSMNLVDPAFFKINAGVGQWVDVMVRISGPTVSVLNCIQAWDWEVETGKRFLPPLPSCSFDTAHKDTVQVIPSGPGMPDDIIHQVLLLSIYQAQRSVVITTPYFVPSEHLLHAMKGAAERGVEVHVVIPRKNDSVMVEWASRSFFSDLLESGVHIHRFHGGLLHTKSVVIDESHCLIGTVNLDMRSLWLNFEVTMAVDNIVFTQELSQLQQSYIADSDEVNKEQWSKRSMKNKLVERSFYMFSPLL; the protein is encoded by the coding sequence ATGGAACAATTTTATCAAGTCTTAACGTGGATTGGCGTCTTCGCTTATTGGCTGCTGATTGCAGCAGTCACAGTCCGTGTCGTTTTTAAACGTCGAGTTGTGGGTGTTTCACTCGCTTGGATGATGATCATTTACATCGTACCTATCGGTGGGGTCATCGCATACCTATTATTTGGTGAATTAAACCTTGGCAAAAAACGTGCTGAACGTGCTCGTGAAATGTTCTTGCCTTTTGGTAACTGGTTTAAGCAACTCAATGATTGTCCGGGGCATCAACCACAACAAATGAGCCTTGTTGCCAAACCAATCAGTGATTTATGTGAAAATCGCTTAGGCATTCCAGGATTAATTGGCAACGACCTATCGCTGCAATCATCACCGCAAGAAATTTTACGCTCACTGGTCGCTGATATTAACCAAGCACAACACTCTATCCATCTTGAATTTTATATTTGGAATCCTGGCGGTCTGGCGGATGAAGTGGGTATTGCACTTATTCAAGCCAGTAAACGTGGGGTAAAAATACGTTTATTATTAGATTCTGCTGGCAGTATGCGTTTCTTCCAATCGCATTGGCCTAAACTGATGCGTGGCGCAGGTATTGAATTGGTTGAAGCCTTAGCAGTTTCACCATTTCGTATGTTCTTCCGTCGTCTTGATCTGCGCCTACATCGTAAAATTGTCGTGATTGATGATCACATTGCTTACACAGGTTCAATGAACTTGGTCGATCCTGCATTCTTTAAAATCAATGCTGGTGTTGGGCAATGGGTTGATGTGATGGTGCGAATTTCTGGCCCTACCGTATCGGTATTAAATTGTATTCAAGCATGGGATTGGGAAGTAGAAACGGGTAAGCGCTTCTTACCACCTTTACCGTCATGCTCTTTCGATACAGCGCATAAAGATACGGTACAAGTGATTCCATCAGGCCCAGGTATGCCCGATGATATTATTCATCAAGTATTACTGTTGAGTATTTACCAAGCTCAACGCTCTGTAGTGATCACCACACCTTACTTTGTTCCAAGTGAGCATTTATTACATGCGATGAAAGGTGCCGCAGAACGTGGTGTTGAAGTACATGTTGTGATCCCACGTAAAAATGACTCTGTGATGGTGGAATGGGCAAGCCGTTCGTTCTTTAGTGATTTATTAGAATCAGGCGTACATATTCATCGTTTTCATGGTGGTCTATTACACACCAAATCTGTTGTGATTGATGAAAGCCACTGCTTAATTGGTACGGTGAATTTGGATATGCGCAGCTTATGGCTCAACTTTGAAGTCACCATGGCTGTCGATAATATTGTCTTTACCCAAGAGCTAAGCCAACTACAGCAAAGCTACATTGCAGACTCTGATGAAGTAAATAAAGAACAATGGAGTAAACGTTCGATGAAGAACAAACTCGTTGAACGCTCCTTCTATATGTTTAGTCCTCTGTTGTAA
- a CDS encoding TIGR01621 family pseudouridine synthase: MFTLVYQHPDFLVINKHPGISVHKDDNDQPLLVAVAEQTGDEKLYLIHRLDKMTSGLLLLGRNKEAASILSSNFAERVVEKFYVAIGTKKPKKKQGVVIGDMSRSRRSSWKLESTKENPAVTQFFSAAAGEGRRVFLCKPHTGKTHQIRVALRSVGSGITGDDIYGTEAADRGYLHAYALSFPYKGETQRFICPPTEGELWQVAETQQALTEWQQPWQLAWPVLPHKK; encoded by the coding sequence ATGTTTACTCTTGTTTACCAGCATCCTGATTTTCTTGTGATCAATAAACATCCCGGGATCAGTGTCCATAAAGATGATAATGATCAGCCGTTACTTGTCGCTGTTGCTGAACAAACAGGGGATGAAAAACTGTATTTGATCCATCGTCTCGACAAGATGACATCAGGATTATTGCTATTAGGGCGTAATAAAGAAGCGGCGTCGATTCTGTCTTCTAATTTTGCTGAACGTGTCGTCGAAAAGTTTTATGTTGCGATTGGCACTAAAAAGCCGAAGAAAAAACAAGGTGTGGTGATTGGTGATATGTCACGTTCACGCCGTAGTAGCTGGAAGTTAGAAAGCACTAAAGAGAACCCTGCTGTAACGCAATTTTTCTCTGCTGCGGCAGGAGAGGGGCGTCGCGTCTTTTTATGTAAGCCACATACAGGAAAAACCCATCAGATCCGTGTTGCTTTGCGCAGTGTCGGTTCAGGCATTACTGGCGATGATATTTATGGCACAGAAGCGGCTGATCGTGGTTATTTACATGCTTATGCCTTGTCATTTCCTTATAAAGGTGAAACGCAACGTTTTATTTGCCCGCCAACTGAAGGCGAATTATGGCAAGTGGCAGAAACGCAACAAGCATTAACTGAGTGGCAGCAGCCTTGGCAATTAGCTTGGCCAGTATTACCGCATAAAAAGTAA